GCACGTGAGAGATTTGATCGCTGACCAGTTTCCGCAGTTTCGAGGCGAAGAAATCATTGAACTGGAAACAGCAGGCACAGCCAATGCGATCTTTCGAATTGGTGCCAAGCATGCTGCTCGCTTTCCTCTGCGGATGATGGACCCCGCCGAATGCACCCGTTTACTGGAAGCGGAAGCCAGAGCCAGCGCGGAATTCACCGAATGTTGCCTCTTTCCCTGTCCTAAGCCAGTCGGAATCGGGCGGCAAAGTTCTGACTATCCGCTGCCGTGGTGTGTACAAACTTGGATCGAGGGACAAATTGCTACGCCGACTGGACTATGCAACTCGCCTGTTTTTGCGCTCGATCTTGTAAGACTGATCATTACACTTCGCACAGCGAATTTGAACGGACGGACATTTGAGGGGCGGGGTAGAGGCGGAAATTTGACCGATCATGATGAGTGGATGGAGGTGTGCTTCTCTAAGAGTGAACACCTTCTTGATGTTGATCACCTACGCAGCATGTGGAGAAGCCTTCGCGAATTGCCATCTCCAAATCGCGAAGTGATGAGCCACAAGGACATCATTCCTACAAATCTTTTAGTCAATGGCGAACACTTGGTTGGAGTGCTTGACACTGGTGGTTTTACTCCTGCCGATCCATCGCTTGATCTCGTCGCCGGTTGGCATCTGCTAGATCGGGATACTCGAGCGGTCTTCCGCGAAGGTCTGCAAGTTGATGACCTTGAATGGCACCGAGGCGCGGCATGGGCATTCCAGCAAGCGATGGGCTTAGTTTGGTATTATAAAGACACGAACCCTATCATGGCCGACTTGGGCCGAAGCACAATTTCTCGGCTCATTGAGGATTATCCATTGCAAGTCTAGTGCATCGTTTTCAGCGACTGCTCATGATCATTCAATCTTCAAACACACCGGTTCGCTTCTTCCTTTCATTCCATTTAAATTCGACACCTCGTGCACTAAACACGCAAGTGCGAAAAGGCGACGGGGAATTAGCGGTTACTATTATTCAGTGGTGGTGCGCCGCCAGAGCAGGTAGATGCCGCCGGCTACGAATGCATAAGTAATACTCAGCAGTGGCCCGGTCACAAAGGTCACAACAAACGGGCAAGCAACATCATTGCATTCTTAGATCCCACTTATCCCGGACCATACAGCCGTCTGATAGCCCAGGAAAACGCACAGTACCGCCATTACGACGAATATAGTCGCAATCTTGAAAATCTTCATGACTGGTCTTTCATGCGTATTTGTGAAGCAGCGTTGGATGTTTACCCCTGCGATTGTTCCCGTAAGGCACTGATTTATTAAGATGAAATTGAGATCGTATGGGATCACGATCGGTGTCGATGATGACCTCGCTCTTGTTGCAAGTTTGCGATTAAAATCAGGTGCTTACTGCCTTTTGAGCGGGGTCGACCTTCCGTGCTGTTCCACAACCAACTAACCTAAATGTTCAACACTCGCGTTAAATCGGCAATCGAAGCCACGTCGTCATTACTTAGTCCTTGGCAATCCCTTAAAATCACGCTCAAGCAGTTCTGGAGGGATTGCGATTTTAGTCCAGTGAACCGCTTCAGCTATAAAGGGGAAGACGTCGTGCAGACCCTCGAACGCGTATGCCGGCAGGTCGGTTACCCGGCCACCATTCGGGTGGACAACGGCAGCGAATTCATCTCTCGTGACCTCGATCTGTGGGCCTATCATAGAGGCGTCGTGCTTGACTTCTCGCGGCCGGGCAAGCCGACGGACAACAGCTACATCGAGAGTTTTAATGGCAAGTTCCGGGCAGAGTGCCTGAACGCCCACTGGTTTATGAGCCTTGACGACGCAAGGGCAAAGATGGAGGATTGGCGTAGAGACTATAACGAGTTCCGGCCACACAGCGCGATCGGCAACAAGGTGCCGATTTCGCTCTTGAACGGCTCATCGGCACCCACGCCAACCTGAGCCTTAACCCTGGAAAATTCCAGCTCCCGCTGGCCCAAAATCGGGGTGCACGTTCACAGAACGTCGTCCATGGAAGCCCCTCCACTTATCGCGTCATCAAATTTCAACAACTGCCGCGTTGAACGCCCACTCGGTCAACGCGTGAAAATATCTTGTTTGCGTCATTAACGTGTCGATAATAGACTTCCCTCCTAAAAGGGCAAGATGCTG
The nucleotide sequence above comes from Agrobacterium vitis. Encoded proteins:
- a CDS encoding aminoglycoside phosphotransferase family protein, whose translation is MHSDQININAAHVRDLIADQFPQFRGEEIIELETAGTANAIFRIGAKHAARFPLRMMDPAECTRLLEAEARASAEFTECCLFPCPKPVGIGRQSSDYPLPWCVQTWIEGQIATPTGLCNSPVFALDLVRLIITLRTANLNGRTFEGRGRGGNLTDHDEWMEVCFSKSEHLLDVDHLRSMWRSLRELPSPNREVMSHKDIIPTNLLVNGEHLVGVLDTGGFTPADPSLDLVAGWHLLDRDTRAVFREGLQVDDLEWHRGAAWAFQQAMGLVWYYKDTNPIMADLGRSTISRLIEDYPLQV